The Apium graveolens cultivar Ventura chromosome 6, ASM990537v1, whole genome shotgun sequence genome contains a region encoding:
- the LOC141668420 gene encoding uncharacterized protein LOC141668420 produces MHTSFRGLLNECYINGMGEAMVAVTLREVLKAINHLHEEQGQFVYSICPDSVYIRFKEPAIKIGYASSIYLHTTEPHMKLHKNHLPPAQICEWGCAPEIVEDLKEYTKKAEIWLVEVFGIELLLGGIRAQSRDDLLELMGRVLGTKNQLSAKGRRQKRQDTGFNFSEACREFLKLCLKPSPFQRPLSDDLLKHDFITCCGDVRDLMQNVQGAIYARKQQKAESAVTKVKQYSEIESNEEKEQKLVLQRKISETKDVMKRKAREIDKIKIEKSRGEKGGSLQSLGSGRMDSFFGRNMNISSSASGSGCGFSTDVETFSSRSKGAHYNPAGKEHGAPEDEKRHAGDLGNVTVGEDGTARFTIGDKQIALTGPGSIIGREVVVHVNPDD; encoded by the exons ATGCATACATCATTTAGGGGTTTGCTTAATGAATGCTATATTAATGGGATGGGAGAAGCAATGGTTGCTGTGACTCTTAGAGAGGTTTTAAAAGCAATAAATCATTTACATGAAGAACAAGGACAATTTGTTTATTCCATTTGCCCAGATTCTGTTTATATAAGATTTAAAGAACCCGCTATCAAAATCGGCTATGCATCTTCCATTTATTTACACACTACGGAACCTCACATGAAGCTCCACAAAAATCATCTACCACCTGCTCAAATTTGCGAATGGGGCTGTGCCCCCGAGATTGTTGAAGATTTGAAAGAGTATACGAAAAAGGCGGAGATTTGGTTGGTAGAAGTTTTTGGAATTGAACTGTTGTTGGGCGGAATTAGAGCGCAAAGTAGGGATGATTTGTTGGAATTAATGGGAAGAGTTTTGGGTACAAAGAATCAACTTAGTGCCAAAGGAAGGAGGCAGAAGAGGCAGGATACGGGGTTCAATTTTTCTGAGGCTTGCCGAGAGTTTTTGAAATTGTGTTTGAAACCAAGTCCGTTTCAAAGACCATTATCTGATGATCTTCTAAAGCACGATTTCATCACTTGCTGTGGAGATGTAAGGGATTTGATGCAAAACGTGCAAGGTGCAATTTATGCTAGGAAACAACAAAAAGCTGAGAGTGCTGTTACGAAGGTGAAACAGTACAGTGAGATAGAGAGTAATGAAGAGAAGGAGCAGAAGTTGGTGTTACAGAGAAAGATCAGTGAAACTAAAGACGTCATGAAGCGCAAAGCTAGAGAAATTGATAAAATCAAG ATTGAGAAGAGCAGAGGCGAGAAAGGAGGGTCTCTTCAGTCACTGGGTTCTGGAAGAATGGACAGTTTCTTTGGTCGCAATATGAATATATCTAGCAGTGCAAGTGGTTCAGGGTGTGGATTTTCTACGGATGTAGAAACCTTCTCTAGCAGATCCAAAG GAGCCCATTATAACCCTGCCGGCAAAGAGCATGGTGCCCCTGAAGATGAAAAACGCCATGCTGGTGATCTCGGGAATGTAACAGTTGGTGAAGATG